Proteins found in one Seonamhaeicola sp. S2-3 genomic segment:
- a CDS encoding DUF2853 family protein has product MSKRDELIAKYAADLKDKCGVTPDMDLLTKVTIGCGPSIYNADASTVSGSDESELETVKNNFLIKKLGLSASDDLDGAIAAVMEQYGKSNRNKYRAVVYYLLTKHFGKESIY; this is encoded by the coding sequence ATGAGTAAACGCGATGAACTTATTGCAAAATACGCTGCAGATTTAAAAGACAAGTGTGGTGTAACGCCAGACATGGATTTATTAACCAAAGTAACTATTGGTTGCGGACCATCAATATATAATGCAGATGCTTCTACGGTATCTGGATCTGATGAGTCTGAATTAGAAACAGTTAAAAACAATTTCTTAATAAAAAAATTAGGATTAAGTGCTAGTGACGATTTAGACGGAGCCATTGCTGCTGTTATGGAGCAATACGGTAAGTCTAACAGAAATAAATACCGCGCCGTAGTTTATTATTTACTAACAAAACACTTTGGTAAAGAATCTATCTACTAA
- the menD gene encoding 2-succinyl-5-enolpyruvyl-6-hydroxy-3-cyclohexene-1-carboxylate synthase, with the protein MIYPEIPLAQTVIQLCKAKGVKHIVISPGSRNAPLTIGFSNNPYFNCYSIVDERCAAFFALGMAQQLQEPTAVVCTSGSALLNYYPAVAEAFYSHIPLVVISADRPKHLIGVGDGQTINQANVYENHVLYSANLKLDLKAEENEAAEALPIFKNLENKVETLLGLKQSIQAFNETEINKAINVALQKSGPVHINVPFDEPLYNMVEELSVNPEVIPVTEKDNSIDDAVLNDCINDWSKAKRKMILVGVKQPNQIEQQWLNVLAQDDSVVVFTETTSNIHHEAFFPSIDKIIAPLNENEFKELQPDILLTFGGLIVSKKIKAFLRNYKPKQHWYIGTKTANNTFFSLNRVIETPPNYFLSKLLSQTKRVSSKYKPFWEAVKKHRDTKHMEYLKTIEFSDFKAFERILKSIPDNSILQLSNSSTVRYVQLFSINKTLDVHCNRGTSGIDGSTSTAIGCAVATNKPTTLISGDLSFLYDSNALWNNYIPNNFRIIVINNQGGGIFRILPGHKNTENFNTYFETNHNLTAEHLCNMYGFEYVTATNEKELSKNLNAFYSKGNQPKLLEIFTPKHLNNQILLNYFKFIR; encoded by the coding sequence ATGATTTACCCAGAAATTCCCTTAGCACAAACCGTTATTCAGCTTTGTAAAGCTAAAGGTGTTAAGCATATTGTTATATCTCCAGGTAGTAGAAATGCTCCTTTAACTATAGGGTTTTCAAACAACCCTTATTTTAACTGTTATAGTATTGTAGATGAGCGTTGTGCAGCTTTTTTTGCTTTAGGTATGGCACAACAATTACAAGAACCTACGGCGGTAGTTTGTACATCGGGTAGTGCGCTTTTAAATTATTATCCGGCAGTGGCCGAAGCTTTTTATAGTCATATTCCGTTGGTTGTCATTTCGGCAGACAGACCCAAGCATTTAATTGGGGTGGGAGACGGACAAACCATAAACCAAGCCAATGTTTATGAAAATCATGTTTTGTATTCAGCAAATTTAAAACTCGATTTAAAAGCAGAAGAAAATGAAGCAGCAGAGGCGTTGCCTATTTTTAAAAATTTAGAAAATAAGGTAGAAACGCTATTGGGATTAAAACAATCTATTCAAGCGTTTAATGAAACCGAAATTAATAAAGCTATTAATGTAGCCCTACAAAAAAGTGGTCCTGTACATATTAATGTGCCTTTTGATGAGCCTTTGTATAACATGGTTGAAGAACTATCGGTTAATCCAGAGGTCATTCCGGTTACAGAAAAAGATAACTCAATAGATGATGCTGTATTAAATGATTGTATAAACGATTGGAGTAAAGCCAAACGCAAAATGATATTGGTTGGGGTTAAACAACCTAATCAAATTGAGCAACAGTGGTTAAATGTATTGGCACAAGATGATTCTGTAGTGGTTTTTACAGAAACCACTTCTAATATTCATCATGAGGCATTTTTCCCGAGTATTGATAAAATTATTGCTCCTTTAAATGAAAACGAATTTAAAGAACTGCAACCAGATATTTTATTAACCTTTGGCGGACTAATAGTTTCTAAAAAAATAAAAGCATTTTTAAGGAATTATAAACCCAAACAACACTGGTATATAGGTACTAAAACAGCTAATAATACCTTTTTTAGCTTAAATAGGGTTATAGAAACTCCTCCTAATTATTTTTTATCTAAACTGCTATCACAAACAAAACGTGTTTCTAGTAAGTACAAGCCTTTTTGGGAAGCTGTAAAAAAACATAGAGACACTAAACATATGGAATACCTTAAGACTATAGAGTTTTCAGACTTTAAAGCTTTTGAACGTATTTTAAAGTCAATTCCAGATAACAGTATTCTTCAGCTAAGTAATAGTTCAACAGTGCGTTATGTGCAACTATTCAGTATTAATAAAACTCTTGATGTTCATTGTAACAGAGGTACTAGTGGTATAGATGGCAGTACATCTACAGCCATTGGTTGTGCCGTTGCAACTAATAAACCAACCACCTTAATTTCTGGAGATTTAAGCTTTTTATATGATAGCAATGCGCTTTGGAATAATTACATTCCTAATAATTTTAGAATAATTGTTATAAATAATCAAGGCGGAGGTATTTTTAGAATTTTACCAGGACACAAAAACACTGAGAATTTTAATACCTATTTTGAAACCAATCATAATTTAACCGCAGAACATTTATGTAACATGTATGGTTTTGAGTATGTTACGGCTACCAATGAAAAAGAATTATCAAAAAACTTGAATGCTTTCTATAGCAAAGGAAACCAACCTAAATTGTTAGAAATTTTTACACCAAAACACTTAAATAACCAAATACTTTTAAATTATTTTAAGTTTATTAGGTAA
- a CDS encoding chorismate-binding protein, producing MTSEDFFNRIQSHHLQKRPFVIYRKPNKQELYALLQKSDSLFFTSEFTEQGFVFSPFDDKEKTILMPLESSESISTPVVNLELVGSNSAKDIVDEQAKNYHINLVNNGVEAIKNKQFKKVVLSRKETVNLSEANPLAIFKKLLNKYPSAFVYCWYHPKVGLWLGATPETLVKIEGNRFSIMALAGTQVYKDTLDVVWKDKEIQEQKFVTDFIVDSLKPSAESIKISDTTTVKAGSLLHLKTMISAQLKQNSNLKEVILAIHPTPAVCGLPKQAAKAFILNNENYKREFYTGFLGELNLEHTTSPRAGSRNIENRAYTFKKKSTQLYVNLRCMQLKALEAMVYVGGGITISSDAEKEWEETVSKSLVIKSVL from the coding sequence ATGACTTCGGAAGATTTTTTTAATCGCATTCAATCGCATCACTTACAAAAACGCCCTTTTGTAATATACAGAAAGCCTAATAAACAAGAGCTTTATGCTTTATTACAAAAATCTGATAGCTTGTTTTTCACTTCAGAATTTACCGAACAAGGGTTTGTGTTTTCTCCGTTTGATGATAAGGAAAAAACGATTTTAATGCCTCTAGAAAGCTCAGAATCTATAAGTACGCCTGTTGTTAATTTAGAGTTAGTAGGAAGTAACTCAGCTAAGGATATAGTTGATGAACAAGCAAAAAACTATCACATCAATTTAGTTAATAATGGGGTTGAAGCCATTAAAAACAAGCAGTTTAAAAAGGTAGTATTGTCTAGAAAAGAAACAGTAAATCTTTCCGAAGCAAATCCTCTTGCTATTTTTAAAAAACTATTAAATAAGTACCCATCTGCTTTTGTGTATTGTTGGTATCATCCAAAAGTAGGGTTGTGGTTAGGAGCCACTCCAGAAACACTTGTTAAAATTGAAGGTAACAGATTTTCAATAATGGCATTGGCAGGTACACAAGTTTATAAAGATACATTAGATGTGGTTTGGAAAGACAAAGAAATTCAGGAACAAAAATTTGTAACAGATTTTATTGTAGATAGCTTAAAACCTTCGGCAGAAAGTATTAAAATATCAGACACTACAACCGTTAAAGCGGGGAGTTTACTGCATTTAAAAACCATGATTTCGGCACAATTAAAGCAAAACTCAAACTTAAAAGAAGTTATTTTAGCTATTCACCCTACACCAGCCGTTTGTGGCTTGCCAAAACAAGCAGCTAAAGCCTTCATTTTAAATAATGAAAACTATAAGCGCGAATTTTATACCGGTTTTTTAGGAGAGCTCAATTTAGAGCATACTACTTCGCCACGTGCAGGTAGTAGAAATATAGAAAACAGAGCCTATACCTTTAAGAAAAAAAGCACACAACTGTATGTTAATTTACGGTGTATGCAATTAAAAGCATTAGAAGCTATGGTTTACGTTGGGGGAGGAATAACTATAAGTTCTGATGCTGAAAAAGAATGGGAAGAAACAGTTTCTAAGTCGTTGGTAATTAAAAGTGTATTGTAA
- a CDS encoding PaaI family thioesterase, which translates to MQLSKQAILERANAVTKNTLMETLKIELVDFGDDFVVGKMPVNERVYQPDGVLHGGATAALAETVGSFAAELLLDTKNHFVRGIEISANHVKSVKEGHVYAKATFIHKGRTTQLFEIKVTDDDDNLVSLCKLTTISLPRTK; encoded by the coding sequence ATGCAATTATCTAAACAAGCCATATTAGAACGCGCTAATGCTGTTACTAAAAACACTTTAATGGAAACCTTAAAAATAGAGTTAGTTGATTTTGGAGACGATTTTGTAGTAGGTAAAATGCCAGTAAATGAACGTGTTTATCAACCTGATGGTGTGCTTCATGGTGGTGCTACCGCAGCATTAGCAGAAACGGTAGGTAGTTTTGCAGCAGAGTTATTACTAGACACTAAAAATCACTTTGTACGCGGTATAGAAATTTCGGCTAATCATGTAAAAAGCGTTAAAGAAGGTCATGTGTATGCCAAAGCAACGTTTATTCATAAAGGGCGTACCACACAATTATTTGAAATTAAGGTAACTGATGATGATGATAATTTAGTTTCACTGTGTAAACTAACAACCATTTCACTTCCAAGAACCAAATAA
- a CDS encoding GNAT family N-acetyltransferase: MTIPTLENNRVKLTLLGMSNYKHLIEIAKEPNLVQYSPSKIDTPEALKDYVQTAVDNFYNKTAIPFIIFDKQTNLYAGCTRFGLINWHNKVLHIGWTWIGHQFQGTGLNKQVKYLMLKYVFETLKFDKVEFRADERNIRSRKAIENIGGTLEGILRKDTLMLDGFKRSTCCYGILKEEWGAIKKRVFE, translated from the coding sequence ATGACCATACCTACTCTAGAAAATAACCGTGTAAAACTCACCTTGTTAGGAATGAGTAACTACAAACATTTAATTGAAATTGCTAAAGAACCTAATTTAGTGCAATACTCACCCAGTAAAATTGATACGCCTGAAGCTTTAAAAGACTATGTACAAACTGCTGTTGATAATTTTTATAACAAAACGGCTATTCCGTTTATAATTTTTGATAAGCAAACTAATTTATATGCGGGTTGTACGCGTTTTGGACTTATAAATTGGCACAACAAAGTGTTACATATTGGTTGGACGTGGATTGGACACCAATTTCAAGGTACCGGACTAAACAAACAGGTAAAATATTTAATGCTAAAATATGTTTTTGAAACCTTAAAATTTGATAAAGTAGAATTTAGGGCAGATGAACGCAATATACGCTCTAGAAAAGCTATTGAAAACATAGGAGGCACTCTTGAAGGTATTTTACGTAAAGACACCCTTATGTTAGATGGCTTTAAACGTAGCACTTGTTGCTACGGTATTTTAAAAGAAGAATGGGGTGCTATTAAGAAACGTGTTTTTGAGTGA
- a CDS encoding YeiH family protein has translation MKDNLSKTIYFILILVALLGFINSLTALLLGFIFTLIFNNPFQVYSHRIIHFLLKISVIGLGFGMFIKETLKTSKEGFSLTVYSILLTVVLGLLLAKVLKLNLKLGHLITSGTAICGGSAIAAISPVIKANGKTISIALGIVFLLNSIALFVFPTVGNFLNLTQEQFGLWCAVAIHDTSSVVGAALVYGDEALRIATTVKLSRTLWIIPLSVFSIFLFKTKGEKIKIPYFIVLFITAIIINSYHILPELATNFIVTISKRLLIITLFLVGSTISIKDLKSTGIKPMVLAFTLWLFISIFSLVYILN, from the coding sequence ATGAAAGATAATCTCTCTAAAACAATTTATTTTATCTTGATCTTAGTGGCTCTTTTAGGTTTTATAAATAGCCTTACAGCATTATTACTAGGGTTTATTTTCACACTTATTTTTAATAATCCATTTCAAGTATATAGCCATAGAATTATACATTTTTTATTAAAAATTTCTGTAATTGGGTTAGGTTTTGGAATGTTTATCAAAGAGACTTTAAAAACTAGTAAAGAGGGGTTTAGCTTAACGGTTTATTCTATTTTATTAACTGTGGTTTTAGGCTTATTACTGGCTAAAGTTTTAAAGTTGAATTTAAAACTGGGGCACCTTATAACATCTGGTACAGCTATTTGTGGCGGAAGTGCAATTGCGGCAATTTCGCCTGTTATTAAAGCTAATGGTAAAACTATTAGTATTGCTTTAGGAATTGTATTTTTATTAAATTCAATTGCTTTGTTTGTATTTCCCACTGTTGGTAATTTTCTAAATTTAACACAAGAGCAATTTGGTTTATGGTGTGCTGTTGCTATTCATGATACTAGCTCTGTAGTTGGTGCTGCTTTAGTGTATGGAGATGAAGCTTTGAGAATTGCTACAACCGTAAAACTATCAAGGACTTTATGGATTATTCCTTTATCTGTTTTTTCTATATTTTTATTTAAAACCAAAGGAGAAAAAATAAAAATTCCCTACTTCATTGTTTTGTTTATTACAGCCATTATTATTAATAGTTACCATATTTTACCTGAATTGGCAACTAATTTTATAGTAACAATATCAAAACGCTTATTGATAATTACATTATTTCTTGTGGGGTCAACTATTTCTATAAAAGACTTAAAATCTACAGGAATAAAACCTATGGTTTTAGCTTTTACACTTTGGCTATTTATTTCAATATTTTCTTTAGTTTATATTTTAAACTAA
- a CDS encoding LysR substrate-binding domain-containing protein: MRTKLQIFKIVAKLLSFTKASEQLFLSQPAISKSIKNLERDFKTTLFVRKRNSIKLTAEGKSFLVYANKILAIYDEMEEKFLHKKDDLPSFISFGVSTTLTHYIIPKVVAKFRTQFPQTKFNIISNNSENIENLILNEEINFGITEGTSKNPKLQFEKFIKDEIVLVTNANNHIFNKGIINTETLQTIPMIGREKGSGTKAVISNALSNHNIKSLNYVVAFNSTEAIKNYLYNSDHFAFVSIHSISNDLINNKLKIIDIKDFSIERWFYFVNRTGYLSNTFEYFKKYIRNNYNF, from the coding sequence ATGAGAACTAAGTTACAAATATTTAAAATTGTTGCTAAACTTTTAAGTTTTACAAAAGCTTCAGAACAATTGTTTCTTTCGCAACCAGCTATATCTAAGTCGATAAAAAATTTAGAGCGAGATTTTAAAACTACTTTATTTGTAAGAAAAAGAAATTCTATAAAATTAACAGCAGAAGGAAAATCTTTTCTTGTTTATGCTAATAAAATATTAGCAATTTATGATGAAATGGAGGAGAAGTTTCTTCATAAAAAAGATGATTTACCAAGTTTTATAAGCTTTGGAGTAAGCACCACCTTAACGCACTATATTATTCCAAAAGTAGTAGCTAAGTTTAGAACACAATTTCCACAAACAAAATTTAATATAATCAGTAATAATTCTGAAAATATTGAAAATCTTATTTTAAATGAAGAAATAAATTTTGGAATTACAGAAGGTACAAGTAAAAACCCAAAATTACAATTTGAGAAATTTATTAAAGATGAAATTGTTCTTGTAACTAATGCTAACAACCATATTTTTAATAAAGGGATTATTAATACAGAAACCTTACAAACAATTCCTATGATAGGGCGCGAGAAAGGTTCTGGAACAAAAGCCGTTATTAGTAACGCTTTATCTAACCATAACATTAAATCACTTAATTATGTGGTGGCCTTTAATAGTACAGAGGCTATTAAAAATTATTTATATAATTCAGATCATTTCGCATTTGTTTCTATTCATTCTATTTCTAATGATTTAATAAACAATAAACTCAAAATAATAGATATTAAAGATTTTAGTATAGAAAGATGGTTTTATTTTGTTAACAGAACAGGTTACCTATCTAATACATTTGAATATTTTAAAAAATACATTCGCAATAACTATAACTTTTAG
- a CDS encoding DUF3124 domain-containing protein, which yields MKQNFIVLFIVLLVLSCNSPKKSDAIHSENWSKRTANLSQKDSLEFGKSYLSIYSQIYSKSDLKTHNLTAMVSLRNTSDTDTIYVLKAEYFDTHGKSIRNYFENPIYLAPMETAEIIIHEIDISGGTGSNFMFDWKIPKNCSEPLFEGIMNSTMGQQGLSFITQGIRVK from the coding sequence ATGAAGCAAAATTTTATAGTATTATTCATAGTATTACTGGTTTTAAGCTGTAACTCGCCAAAGAAATCAGACGCTATTCATTCTGAGAATTGGTCTAAAAGAACAGCCAATTTAAGTCAGAAAGACTCTTTAGAGTTTGGTAAATCGTATCTATCAATTTACTCTCAAATTTACAGTAAATCAGATCTTAAAACCCATAATTTAACAGCTATGGTAAGTTTAAGAAACACCAGTGATACAGATACTATTTACGTTTTAAAAGCAGAATATTTTGATACACACGGAAAATCAATAAGAAACTATTTTGAAAATCCTATTTATTTGGCACCCATGGAAACTGCCGAAATAATTATTCATGAAATTGATATTTCTGGAGGCACTGGCTCTAATTTTATGTTTGATTGGAAAATACCAAAAAACTGTTCTGAACCATTGTTTGAAGGTATTATGAATTCTACCATGGGGCAACAAGGACTTTCTTTTATTACACAAGGTATTAGGGTAAAATAA
- a CDS encoding nitronate monooxygenase family protein — MSIALTELLKIKHPIIQAPMFLVSNVDMVTEAMKSGIAGCIPALNYRTLDELRLAIKTLKKEKVEGGAFGFNLIVNKSNIKYKGQLEVICEEGCDFIITSLGSPEETIKQAHKAGIKVFCDVVDLKFAKKVEALGADAIIAVNNEAGGHRGNISPKALITQLVANCNIPIISAGGVGCKADIDKMLSYGAAGVSVGSPFIASVEAQVTNEYKQACVDYGAKDIVMTERISGTPCTVINTPYVKKIGTKATWIENLLNKNRKLKKWVKMIRFSIGMNATKNAATKATYKTVWVAGPSIEHTKAILPTKEIVKKLVI; from the coding sequence ATGTCTATAGCGTTAACCGAATTACTTAAAATAAAGCATCCTATAATTCAGGCTCCCATGTTTTTAGTGTCTAATGTAGATATGGTAACAGAAGCCATGAAAAGTGGTATAGCAGGTTGTATTCCCGCACTTAATTACAGAACCTTAGATGAGTTGCGTTTAGCCATTAAAACACTTAAAAAAGAAAAAGTAGAAGGAGGCGCGTTTGGATTTAACTTAATAGTTAATAAGTCAAACATTAAATACAAAGGGCAATTAGAAGTTATTTGTGAGGAAGGTTGCGATTTTATTATAACCTCTTTAGGTAGCCCAGAAGAAACCATTAAACAAGCACACAAGGCAGGTATTAAAGTATTTTGTGATGTTGTAGATTTAAAGTTTGCCAAAAAAGTTGAAGCATTAGGTGCAGATGCTATAATTGCCGTTAATAATGAAGCTGGCGGGCATAGAGGCAATATATCACCTAAAGCATTAATTACTCAATTAGTTGCTAATTGCAACATTCCTATAATTTCGGCTGGGGGTGTTGGGTGTAAAGCAGATATTGATAAAATGCTTAGTTATGGAGCCGCAGGAGTATCGGTTGGCAGTCCGTTTATAGCATCGGTTGAAGCCCAAGTTACCAATGAATACAAACAAGCCTGTGTAGATTATGGAGCTAAAGACATTGTGATGACTGAGCGTATTTCTGGTACACCTTGCACCGTAATTAACACACCTTATGTAAAAAAAATAGGAACTAAAGCTACGTGGATTGAAAATCTACTTAATAAAAATAGAAAACTAAAAAAGTGGGTTAAAATGATTCGTTTTTCAATAGGTATGAATGCCACTAAAAATGCAGCTACTAAAGCAACCTATAAAACTGTTTGGGTTGCTGGCCCCAGTATAGAGCATACTAAGGCCATTTTACCAACTAAAGAGATTGTTAAAAAGCTAGTAATTTAG
- a CDS encoding class I SAM-dependent rRNA methyltransferase — translation MVFTNHIKNTNTSKRLAVKLNAKGEQFVTKKHPWVFSNSIVKINDDATTGDLAIIFSKRKNKVIGLGLYDANSPIRIKMMHFEAAEINASFFLNKIEQAFQKRLPLLETNTNSYRLIFGENDGFPGLIADVYNNVLVVKLYSEIWLPYLETVLNSLQKVSKAETIVMRLSRTLQQSKNHQLKDGDVVFGTLKNDVVAFVEHGVKFSANVIKGHKTGYFLDHRYNRKRVGEFSKNKTVLDVFSYAGGFSVHALYNGAKEVTSLDISKQALEIAYENGKLNNYSGKHFTIAGDAFVELKKLITNNKTFDVVVIDPPSFAKQQSEIELAKKKYAQLAKLGEQLTAKNGLLVLASCSSRVLAQSFFDINLQTLNNQKRAFKNILNTLHDVDHPVSFPEGAYLKCGYYRFIN, via the coding sequence ATTGTGTTTACAAATCACATTAAAAACACAAATACTTCAAAACGTTTAGCAGTAAAACTAAACGCTAAGGGAGAACAGTTTGTTACCAAAAAACATCCATGGGTATTTTCTAACAGTATTGTAAAAATTAATGATGATGCAACTACGGGAGATTTAGCCATCATTTTCAGTAAACGTAAAAACAAAGTTATTGGCTTGGGTTTATATGATGCAAACTCACCAATTAGAATAAAAATGATGCATTTTGAAGCAGCAGAAATCAATGCATCTTTCTTCTTAAATAAAATTGAACAAGCCTTTCAAAAACGATTACCACTATTAGAAACTAATACTAATAGTTATAGATTGATTTTTGGCGAAAATGATGGTTTCCCTGGGCTTATTGCCGATGTTTATAATAACGTTTTAGTGGTAAAATTGTATTCTGAAATTTGGTTGCCTTATTTAGAAACAGTTTTAAATTCTTTACAAAAAGTATCAAAAGCAGAAACTATTGTAATGCGTTTAAGCAGAACTTTACAACAGTCTAAAAACCACCAATTAAAAGATGGTGATGTTGTTTTCGGGACTCTAAAAAATGACGTAGTAGCCTTTGTTGAACACGGTGTAAAATTTTCAGCAAACGTCATTAAAGGTCATAAAACAGGGTATTTTTTAGATCATAGATACAACAGAAAAAGGGTTGGAGAATTCAGTAAAAATAAAACGGTTTTAGATGTGTTCTCTTATGCTGGCGGATTTTCGGTGCATGCACTATACAACGGCGCTAAAGAAGTTACCAGTTTAGATATAAGCAAACAAGCCCTAGAAATTGCTTATGAAAATGGTAAATTAAATAACTATAGTGGCAAACATTTTACTATTGCGGGTGATGCTTTTGTTGAATTGAAAAAGCTAATAACTAATAATAAAACGTTTGATGTAGTTGTTATAGATCCGCCAAGTTTTGCAAAACAACAATCTGAAATTGAGTTAGCAAAAAAGAAATACGCCCAATTAGCCAAATTAGGTGAGCAATTAACGGCTAAAAACGGACTTTTGGTTTTAGCTTCTTGTTCATCAAGGGTATTGGCTCAATCTTTTTTTGACATTAACCTTCAAACTTTAAACAATCAAAAAAGGGCATTTAAAAATATTTTAAACACCCTTCATGATGTAGACCATCCGGTTTCTTTTCCAGAAGGCGCTTATTTAAAATGTGGATATTACCGCTTTATAAATTAA
- a CDS encoding AMP-binding protein, with protein sequence MIPDYTKVHNRFKLERHHYSYDDLMEVAYSYVKEGEPYQQELGDFLLDWLDNKDYVAVNTSGSTGKPKKLKIKKQAMVNSAIATGDFFNLSPGKKVLNCLPSNFIAGKMMIVRAIILGLELDMVRPSVSPRINLEKDYDFCAFTPMQLKNFAKHLKTLKTAIVGGGRVSDHIKALVQDKKTQVYETFGMTETVSHIAVRKLNNFTGEPTEKYFKTLPGVTVSKDDRNCLVIEAPNLTDEKVVTNDIVEIYSETTFDWLGRYDNVIISGGINLYPEQIEMKLRGKIKEEFFIGSLHDDTLGDKLIMVIEGEENTIDKSIFDVLDKYEVPKEIYYLPKFAQTLSGKIHRKKTLELLKK encoded by the coding sequence ATGATACCAGATTATACCAAAGTTCATAATAGATTTAAGTTAGAGCGTCATCATTACTCTTATGATGACCTTATGGAAGTAGCCTACAGTTATGTAAAAGAAGGAGAACCTTATCAACAAGAACTAGGAGATTTTTTGTTAGATTGGTTAGATAATAAAGATTATGTAGCTGTAAATACCTCAGGCTCTACCGGAAAACCTAAAAAACTAAAAATTAAAAAACAAGCTATGGTAAACTCTGCTATAGCAACAGGAGATTTCTTTAATTTATCTCCAGGTAAAAAGGTTTTAAACTGTTTGCCTTCTAACTTTATAGCTGGCAAAATGATGATTGTTAGGGCTATTATTTTAGGTTTAGAACTAGATATGGTTAGACCCTCTGTAAGTCCAAGAATTAATTTAGAAAAAGACTATGATTTTTGTGCTTTTACACCTATGCAACTTAAAAATTTTGCTAAGCATTTAAAAACTTTAAAAACCGCTATTGTTGGTGGTGGGCGTGTTTCAGACCATATTAAAGCATTAGTTCAAGACAAGAAAACGCAGGTTTATGAAACTTTTGGAATGACAGAAACGGTTTCTCATATTGCTGTTAGAAAGTTGAATAATTTTACAGGAGAACCCACAGAAAAATATTTTAAAACGCTTCCTGGAGTTACAGTTTCAAAAGATGACCGTAATTGCTTAGTAATAGAAGCTCCTAATTTAACGGATGAAAAAGTAGTTACTAATGATATTGTTGAAATTTATTCTGAAACCACATTTGATTGGTTAGGTAGGTATGATAATGTGATTATTTCTGGAGGAATTAATTTATACCCAGAGCAAATAGAAATGAAGTTAAGAGGAAAAATTAAGGAAGAATTTTTTATTGGTTCTCTGCACGATGATACCTTGGGTGATAAGTTAATTATGGTAATTGAAGGTGAAGAAAACACTATTGATAAGTCAATTTTTGATGTGTTAGATAAATATGAAGTACCCAAAGAAATATATTATTTGCCTAAGTTTGCTCAAACCTTATCAGGTAAAATTCATCGTAAAAAAACTTTAGAATTATTGAAAAAATAA